The Corynebacterium callunae DSM 20147 genomic sequence GCAGCAGATGCGGTCGTGGTGGTGCCGCGCTTTAATTCCCGAACTGAATTATTTGAAGCACTAGGCGGGACAGCGGAAGAGTTGCCATTTGGCCACCATATTCCTGTTGATCCACAAGGTATGACCCCAATTCCAGGGGTGTGGGCTGCTGGAAATGCGGGAAATCTCATGGCAACAGTGGCAGTTTCGATGGCAGCTGGATTAAATGCTGGTGCTGCTGTTCATGGTGATCTTGCTTTTGCGGACCTTAATCGTGCGGTTTTAGAGAACCGAGGTAGCTCTCACTAAAGCTGGGACTAGGAAATGATTTTCATGGAGGTAGCAATAAAGCGACCTTGCTCTAAATCTGCTTTTTAAGATGAGTAATATGAGAAAAAACAACTTTTAAAAGGAGAAGTAGAATCATGCATTATGTCGTCTTACAGGTAGTTCTCAAAGAAAAACTCATCGGAACGGGTTCCGGAAACCTGACCTCGCTGGAAAGCACCATCAACCAGCAGGCAGCTAAGGGGTACCGCCTCCACACGATTTCTACCACAAGCAGTGGAAGTAAGGGTCTCATCGGAGGCGATCGTATACAAGCGACTTTGGTATTCGAGAGCCTAACTTAGAGTAAATTCAGCTTCAGCTAATTTTGGAGCAAAAGCTCCGCTGATCGTTTAGCCACGGGGCCGGGACTAAAGAGACAAAGAACGTAAATACTTTTGAAGCAAGCAAAGTACGGCGCGCGGTACTCATCGTCGCAGCACTAAACTTCGCTTATTTCTTTGTGGAGTTTTTTGTCGCATTAAGGTCCAGCTGCAATTGCGGCATGGGAAGCTATCCAGCGGTTTAGTGCCCCGGAAGCTCCCGCAGTGCTACCGGTAATTCTGGTATCACTTGGCGCGATTGCCATTAATGGGACTTGCGCCTTGGTTATCGCGCGCGTTCGACAGCACAGTGGATCTTTAGGAAGCGCAGCTTTTCTTTTAGCACGTAATGATGTTCTGGTTACTGCGGCCATCATCGTTATGGCTCTTATTACCGCGGTCATTCAGTCAGGATGGCCAGACCTTATCCTTGGCATCTTTATCATCTTGTTGGCTTTGCATGCTGCCCATGAAGTGTGGGAAGTTAGTGAAGAAGAACGCCTGGCAGCCAAGGCACTTGCTGGTGAGGCGATCGATTAGTCTCCTCGGAGCCATAGTTTTCAGGGAGCAACCAAAGGCAGCCAAAAGCAACCAAGAGCATCCGGGTTTCGTCGAAAAGCGTTTTAAGAGGGGAGTGGGCAGTGGCGTCACCAGAGAATATTTTGCTGCAGCTTGCTCCAGAAGATGAAGCAAGAATCAATGCGATTTATGAGCAGCTAGCTGCGCAAGGTTTTCCCGCGCAACAGCAAACGCCACATATTACTGTCACGTTTTCCACGCATATGCCCACGCCGGTGCTGCAGCGGGCGGCCGAATTACTGCCACCGTTGCTTCCAGCTGATTTCCAAAGGGTGGGCACGGTAATTTTTGGAACCAAGCGGAAGCAGACTGTTGCGTGGCTGTTGGAGACCACCGATGAATTAGAGGAAGCAGCCCGCGAAGTCAGCGCGCTAAACCCGGATGGTCGAGGTCCGCGTTGGACTCCTCATCTTACGATGGGGCTACGTTTGCCGCGCGAAATTATCGGGGAGTATATCGAGGCTCTGGATAATGCGACCTCTGCGCACTTTAAGCAGCTCACCGCCATCCAATCCGCGTTTTGGCAACCGGGGGCAGAACGTTTGCGGATATTGCCCTAATAACTCCTAAAATAGCCCGCTTAGCTGTAGTTTTAAGGTATGTCCAGCCCGTTAAAATCTTCCGCACATTCTCCGGAAAATCCCCAGACGGAGTTCCACAAGCGGCAAAGATCTGGGACTCGCTTGTTGCCCGGCATCACCGTTATGCGTAGCTATAAGTTGTCTTGGTTGCGGGGTGATCTGCTGGCCGGGGTGACCGTAGCAGCTTATTTGGTGCCTCAAGTTATGGCTTATGCAGTGATCGCAGGGCTGCCACCTGTTGTGGGTTTATGGGCAGTTCTTGCACCGATGGTTATTTATTTTTTCCTGGGCACCTCCCGCAAGCTTTCTATCGGGCCGGAATCAACCACCGCGCTGATGACAGCAGCCGGTGTGGGCGCGCTAGTCGGAGCCACAGGAGCCGCAGGAGCACCGCAACGTTATGCAGAAGTAGCAGCTCTTTTAGCAATAGCAACAGGGGTAGTCTGCCTTATTGCAGCAATTGGCAGGCTTGGATTTGTCAGCCGCCTCTTGTCTCGGCCGGTGCTGATTGGTTATCTCATTGGCATTGCCATGTTGATGATCATTAGCCAATTATCCAAGGTGACCAAAGTCCAGGTCCAAGGCGAAAATTCTTATCAAGAAATTCACTCCTTCCTTTCTCAAATCCGGCAGATTCACCTGCCCACACTCATTCTTGCCGTGGTGATCCTGGTAGCTCTTTTTGCTGGCAAGCGATTTTTGCCCAATATTCCTTCTGCCCTCGGGGTGCTTCTTTTAGCGGCCATAACCGTCGCGGTGTTCCAATTGCAGCAATTTGGTATCGAGGTAATTGGTGAGGTGCCGGATGGATTGCCCCAGCCCCAACTCCCGCATCTGGGAGATCTGCAATTGTGGACTCTGTTTCCCTATGCCATTGGCATTGCCATTGTGGGTTTTTCAGATAACATCCTCACCGCGCGCGCCTTTGTGGCAGAAGAAGATGAGCCCATTAATCCCAATCAGGAGCTTTTGGCACTTGGTGCAGCAAATATTGCCAATGGCTTTGTGCAGGGTTTTCCGGTTTCCTCCAGTGGTTCGCGCACGGTTTTGGGAGTTGCAGCTGGTGCTCGTTCGCAGGTGCATTCGCTGGTGGTCATAGCCGTGGTGATATTGGTTCTGCTTTTTGCTGGCCCGGTTTTGCAAAATTTTCCCCAAGCAGCTCTTGGTGCCTTGGTTATTTATGCCGCCACGCAGCTTATCAACGTTGCAGAGGTGCGTCGAATAGCGCAGTTTAGGCGCAGTGAACTGGTACTTACCCTGGTCACCGCAGGGGCGGTGGTGGTTTTGGGGGTTCTTAATGGAATTGGTGTGGCTATTGCGTTTTCAATTTTGGATCTTATTCGCCGTATTACCAGGCCCAATGCGGATGTTTTGGGTTTTGTGCCAGGGATTCCGGGCATGCATAGTATCGAAGATTATCCCAACGCAACTACGGTGCCAGGTCTGGTGGTTTTCCGTTATGATTCCCCGTTGTTTTTTGCCAACGCGGATGATTTTTATACCCGAGCGCTCCAAGCCGTTGATGCATCCCCGCAGCCAGTGCACTGGTTTTTGCTCAACGCCGAGGCGAATACGGAGGTTGATTTAACAGCTGTTGACGCCCTGGAAAAACTTAGAAAAACCCTGCATGAGCGCGGAATTCGTTTTACTATGGCGCGGGTGAAAATGGAGCTTAGCCAGAATTTGCAGCCCACTGGGTTTTTGGAGCATGTGGGCAAACAGTACATTTTTGCCACGCTGCCCACCGCGGTGGCAGCTTATGAACAAGAATTTCCCCAAAAATAATGCTTGTCGACGCGCCCCTGGGTGCCACTGCAGCCCCCTAACCAAGGGCTAGGGGGCTGCAAGAGTTATGCGGATTTACTTAGAAACGAGTTCCTCGATGGAACGCTGTGGCACACCGTTGTAGGCAGACAGCGGACGGATCAGGGAATTGTTCTTGTATTGCTCAATGATGTGTGCGGTCCAGCCGGTAACACGAGCTAGCACAAAGAGCGGGGTGAAGAACTCAACGTCAAAGCCAAGCAGGTAATAAGCAGGTCCGGAAGGGAAGTCCAGGTTTGGCTTAATTCCGGTGCGTTCATCCATGGTCTTTGCCATGATGTCGTACATCTCGACCCACTTCTGGCCATTCTTGCGGCTGGCCAGTTCTTTGAAAGCAGCTTCCATGGTGGGGACGCGGGAATCGCCCTTCTTGTACACGCGGTGTCCAAAGCCCATGATGAGGTCCTTGTTATCGAGTGCATTGTTGACCCAATCGGCAGCCTTTGCAGGATCGTCGATTTCCAACATGGTGTGCATAACAAACTCATTGGCGCCACCATGCAGAGGTCCCTTAAGTGCACCGATTGCTGCAGTAATTGCAGAATAAGCATCGGAGCGGGTGGAGGTGACCACGCGGCTGGTGAAGGTGGAGGCATTGAAAGAGTGCTCTGCATAAAGAATCAGGGATTGTTCAAAGGCCTTGATATCTTCTGGGTTGTTGGCAGGGGAATCTGGCTCATCGCCGAAGACCATGTAGAGGAAGTTCTCTACAAAGCTGCGCTTATCGCAAGGCTCAATGAAGGGCAGTCCCTTACGGCGGCGGATGTCATAGGCCACTGCGGTTGGGAGCTGTGCCAAAAGGTGTAGGCCAATGCGCTGGATATGTTCTTCCGAGGTGGTGAAGAACTCCGGATCCTTGGTTCCCAGGTAGGAAACCACGGTGCGCAAAACATCCATTGGGTGGCAGGTGGTTGGCAAAACGTCGATCAGCTTGATCAGATCGGGATCCAGCTCGCGCAGGGCCTTGCCTTCAATATTGCGCTGTTCGATCTGCTCCGGGGTTGGAAGTTCGCCCTCCCACAAAAGGTAGGCTACATCTTCAAAGGTGCAGTTTTTGGCGAGTTCCTGGACTGGGTAACCCCGGTAGGTCAGGGAGTTGGTTTCGGGGACAACTTTGGAGACTGCGGTGTAGTCGGCAACAACGCCTGCTAGTCCCTTGCGGACTTCATTTTCTTGGCTCATGAGATTTCACTCCTTTTGTGGGTTCGGGCTGGTAGGTAAAACGGAAAAACTAGAAACTAGAACTTTGGTGAATATGCATCTTTGGAGTAGGTGAATACTTCCTGGTCAAAGGCGTTGTACTCCTCGTAGCGCAGCAATTCATAAAGGCGCGCACGGTGTTGCATACGATCGACCCAACCGGTTTGGGTACCGGTTTCTGCGATGTCTTTGAGGGCTTCTTCGACCTGTCCCATGGCAATGCGCAGGGTGGTTACCGGGTAGATAACTGCGTTATAGCCCAGGTCATTGAGGGTTTGAGCGGACAATAGTTCGGTTTTGCCGAACTCGGTCATATTGGCCAGTAGTGGGGTGTCTACAGCGGCGCGGAATTTTTCAAAGTCTGCCGGGGTATGCAGGGCTTCGGTAAAGATAAGGTCTGCGCCGGCATCGGCATAGGCTTTGGCGCGCTCAATGGCAGCGTCGATTCCTTCTACGCCTGCAGCATCGGTACGTGCGCAGATCACGAAGGCAGAGTCGCGGCGTTCATTCACTGCGGCTTTGATGCGACGCACCATCAGATCGGTGGGCACAACTTCTTTGCCATCAAGGTGACCACAACGCTTGGGGTTGACCTGGTCTTCCAAGTGGAAACCAGCGATGCCAGCATCTTCGAACTCACTGATTGAGCGAGCAGCAGACATTGGTTCACCAAAGCCGGTGTCTGCGTCGACAAGCACCGGTAGGTCGGTGGAGCGCGCAATTTGGCGCGCGCGACCGGCAACCTCAGTGAGGGTGGTGAGTCCGATATCAGGAAGTGCCAGGTCAGCGGCAACAACGGCGCCGGAGACATAGACACCATCAAAATTCGCTTCCTGGATTGCACGTGCTACCAGCGGGGAGAATGCACCGGGCAGGCGTTGGATGGTGCCTGAGGTGAGTCCTTCGCGCAGTTGTACGCGCTTTTCGTGGGGGGTGCGGTTGCTGGAATATAGTCCACTCATTAGAGCAGTCCCTTCGGGGTTTCAGGTGCCTTGGCAAGAACTTCTGGGGCCAGCTCAATGTTGAGCTCGCGCAGGTCAGCAAGGTTTGGTAGTGATTGCACAGCGGTGAGGAAGCGCTCTTGCTCGGCTTCGGAGATAACGCCAGCAGCCAGGGTCTTGAACTTGTTGATGTACTGTTCACGAGCAAACGGGCGAGCGCCATATGGGTGAGCGTCTGCCACTGCGATTTCATCTTCCATGACACTGCCGTCCTTGAAGGTGATAACAGCGCGGGCGCCGAAAGCCTTCTCCTGAGGATCGGTGGAGTGATAACGCCTGGTCCACTCGGCATCTTCAACAGTGGAAATCTTCTTCCACAGCTCTATGGTCTCTGGGCGGTGTGCGCGCTCAGGGGAGTAGGAGGTCTCGTGGTGCCATGCCTGATCTTCGAGAGCTACTGCGAAGATGTACATGATGGAGTGGTCCAAGGTTTCGCGGGATGCATCTGGATCAAACTTCTGTGGGTCATTGGAGCCGGTGCCGATGACATAGTGGGTGTGGTGGCTGGTGTGCAGCACGATGGATTCGATCTGAGTGGTGTCCTCGATCTGTGCACCCATGCGGCGAGCTAGATCGATTGGTGCCTGGGACTGGTATTCCGCGGAGTGCTCCTTGGTGAAGGTATCCAAGATTGCGCGCTTTTCTTCGCCAGCTGCAGGCAGTGGAATGGTGTACTCATGGTCTGGTCCGGAGAGCAGCCATGCGATAACACCATCTTCACCTTCCCAAATTGGTGATGGTGCACCTTCGCCGCGCATTGCACGGTCAACAGCTTCAATAGCCATCTTGCCGGCAAATGCTGGGGCGAAAGCC encodes the following:
- a CDS encoding Co/Zn/Cd efflux system component; this encodes MLPVILVSLGAIAINGTCALVIARVRQHSGSLGSAAFLLARNDVLVTAAIIVMALITAVIQSGWPDLILGIFIILLALHAAHEVWEVSEEERLAAKALAGEAID
- a CDS encoding bifunctional 2-methylcitrate synthase/citrate synthase yields the protein MSQENEVRKGLAGVVADYTAVSKVVPETNSLTYRGYPVQELAKNCTFEDVAYLLWEGELPTPEQIEQRNIEGKALRELDPDLIKLIDVLPTTCHPMDVLRTVVSYLGTKDPEFFTTSEEHIQRIGLHLLAQLPTAVAYDIRRRKGLPFIEPCDKRSFVENFLYMVFGDEPDSPANNPEDIKAFEQSLILYAEHSFNASTFTSRVVTSTRSDAYSAITAAIGALKGPLHGGANEFVMHTMLEIDDPAKAADWVNNALDNKDLIMGFGHRVYKKGDSRVPTMEAAFKELASRKNGQKWVEMYDIMAKTMDERTGIKPNLDFPSGPAYYLLGFDVEFFTPLFVLARVTGWTAHIIEQYKNNSLIRPLSAYNGVPQRSIEELVSK
- the prpB gene encoding methylisocitrate lyase, with translation MSGLYSSNRTPHEKRVQLREGLTSGTIQRLPGAFSPLVARAIQEANFDGVYVSGAVVAADLALPDIGLTTLTEVAGRARQIARSTDLPVLVDADTGFGEPMSAARSISEFEDAGIAGFHLEDQVNPKRCGHLDGKEVVPTDLMVRRIKAAVNERRDSAFVICARTDAAGVEGIDAAIERAKAYADAGADLIFTEALHTPADFEKFRAAVDTPLLANMTEFGKTELLSAQTLNDLGYNAVIYPVTTLRIAMGQVEEALKDIAETGTQTGWVDRMQHRARLYELLRYEEYNAFDQEVFTYSKDAYSPKF
- the prpD gene encoding 2-methylcitrate dehydratase PrpD; this translates as MIDHTVRTHRSAEDFPKSEHLAYKIAQVAADPVAVPEETRDMIINRIIDNAAVSAASVLRRPVTVARRQAESHPVSASGAAVFGIPGSFSAEWAALANGVAVRELDFHDTFLAAEYSHPGDNIPPILAAAQQAGSTGEDLIRALATGYEIQVDLVRGMCLHEHKIDHVAHLGPSVAAGIGTLLNLDVDTIYQAIGQALHTTTATRQSRKGEISSWKAFAPAFAGKMAIEAVDRAMRGEGAPSPIWEGEDGVIAWLLSGPDHEYTIPLPAAGEEKRAILDTFTKEHSAEYQSQAPIDLARRMGAQIEDTTQIESIVLHTSHHTHYVIGTGSNDPQKFDPDASRETLDHSIMYIFAVALEDQAWHHETSYSPERAHRPETIELWKKISTVEDAEWTRRYHSTDPQEKAFGARAVITFKDGSVMEDEIAVADAHPYGARPFAREQYINKFKTLAAGVISEAEQERFLTAVQSLPNLADLRELNIELAPEVLAKAPETPKGLL
- a CDS encoding SulP family inorganic anion transporter, which codes for MSSPLKSSAHSPENPQTEFHKRQRSGTRLLPGITVMRSYKLSWLRGDLLAGVTVAAYLVPQVMAYAVIAGLPPVVGLWAVLAPMVIYFFLGTSRKLSIGPESTTALMTAAGVGALVGATGAAGAPQRYAEVAALLAIATGVVCLIAAIGRLGFVSRLLSRPVLIGYLIGIAMLMIISQLSKVTKVQVQGENSYQEIHSFLSQIRQIHLPTLILAVVILVALFAGKRFLPNIPSALGVLLLAAITVAVFQLQQFGIEVIGEVPDGLPQPQLPHLGDLQLWTLFPYAIGIAIVGFSDNILTARAFVAEEDEPINPNQELLALGAANIANGFVQGFPVSSSGSRTVLGVAAGARSQVHSLVVIAVVILVLLFAGPVLQNFPQAALGALVIYAATQLINVAEVRRIAQFRRSELVLTLVTAGAVVVLGVLNGIGVAIAFSILDLIRRITRPNADVLGFVPGIPGMHSIEDYPNATTVPGLVVFRYDSPLFFANADDFYTRALQAVDASPQPVHWFLLNAEANTEVDLTAVDALEKLRKTLHERGIRFTMARVKMELSQNLQPTGFLEHVGKQYIFATLPTAVAAYEQEFPQK